A window from Plasmodium relictum strain SGS1 genome assembly, chromosome: 7 encodes these proteins:
- the TRX3 gene encoding thioredoxin 3, putative, which translates to MALICIGSVCFSLFQIGILVLFIINYFSSHIKKLFSRYFPSNKIDNEIESILQLKKENKKYEEGRYIELQKNECLKEIFSLTKNLSVVLKFGSTWCKPCINIKEYFKNQKNSFDVTLVDIDVDIHKKLKESHIINALPTFEFYFLLNNEWIKTYRIEGGNQKEIEKAFKKYCLSK; encoded by the exons ATGGCTTTAATTTGTATTGGTTCTGTatgtttttcattatttcaaATTGGAATACtagtattatttattatcaattatttttcttctcatataaaaaaattattttctcgATATTTTCCGAGTAATA AAATAGACAACGAAATTGAAAGTATTTTAcagttaaaaaaagaaaataaaaaa TATGAAGAAGGTAGGTATAttgaattacaaaaaaacGAATGTTTAAAAGAgatattttcattaactaAAAACTTATCAGTAGTTTTGAAATTTGGTAGTACGTGGTGTAAGCCCTGTATcaatataaaagaatatttcaaa aatcaaaaaaattcttttgaCGTAACACTTGTTGATATTGATGTTGATATTcataaaaagttaaaagaATCACATATAATTAACGCATTACCCACttttgaattttattttttattaaataatgaatgGATAAAAACTTATCga ATTGAAGGAGGAAATCAAAAAGAGATAGAAAAagcttttaaaaaatactgcttgtcaaaataa